A genomic window from Abyssisolibacter fermentans includes:
- a CDS encoding S-layer homology domain-containing protein, translated as MRKKKVLIAVLLIVVLATSTVLAEAGQAFEGTSTYDNLYKNINFKDVKNHWAEKYINTMSALSIIKGMGKQHFNPNEKLTHEQALILLVRLMGLGQEAQQKGQDMVTNIDTAGYNILTAYDYWIKGYIDTSINNGIITQEEVNLITNINQTTTERINDEVDSKMASYEPNFNITQTQLNNIRKQLKEKITRKYTWQKPVSREKVAIWTARIMNLEPITGSEQQNVYNLKDWKDISPSNLSLIEAVLQSGIMSGNSRGEFKPKASLTRAEMTKIMYQIARPLLQKNGYKINTGMIENIEESIFTNSDPLTGRTYAVVGKTIRIKNDVGIQNIYIQESKDEIGSKGFIFIDGKHLSTMDKLKNGDYIRYYIDPNDKVILAERLDANNLVLDVFIEKVEDKYITFKDFNDITYKFEIANGANVLINGNVIPVEDLLYGQEVSVKLVNDKITLITGELETGDEGYIQPGDKIYTGKVLSKDKYSRVVTLTTPDEVKQFTIDGYAHIIKDGENVSFDAIKDGDYLRLEFDEYDTNKPLNIYISSADIQIASLYKAQLQDVITSRSQIILGELNLYNHGSWTKQSGKQAIQISPNCKIYTGNTSLSLEDLKQYTGNEAYVAVENNFGQNQIIKLVMKNDYETKYNNSIQNIEYGANTLKVDYTKVGFDYDSTIIVKDNRLIHPYNLKKGDDILVYSYGVSNPHAAFISVQDEDTEGVVVYRGRIDDIGQYKIDLDKIDILENNNWQHETKQTTFKISNDTKIIDTRGAEVKAVSVDDFLNSKYLKEDDKDNNYYKKYAYAVEYNNMIIALNIISNDTKAQVISTATVEKIDKANISLNLKNVKDYSFFKKKWNLNETALDLTTQKCIFIKNGKIVSYNHVKKGDSLYILRKNSRGDIIIIK; from the coding sequence ATGAGAAAAAAGAAGGTTTTAATAGCCGTATTATTAATAGTAGTTTTAGCTACGTCAACAGTATTAGCTGAAGCAGGACAAGCTTTTGAAGGTACATCTACATATGACAATTTATATAAAAACATAAACTTCAAAGATGTAAAAAATCATTGGGCAGAAAAATATATAAATACTATGAGTGCTCTGTCTATTATTAAAGGTATGGGCAAACAACATTTCAACCCAAATGAAAAGCTCACTCATGAACAAGCACTGATACTATTAGTTAGGCTTATGGGTTTAGGACAAGAAGCTCAGCAAAAAGGTCAAGACATGGTAACAAATATAGACACAGCAGGATATAACATACTCACAGCATATGATTATTGGATAAAAGGATACATAGACACATCGATAAATAACGGTATAATAACACAAGAAGAAGTTAATCTAATAACTAATATAAATCAGACTACAACCGAAAGAATAAACGACGAAGTAGATTCAAAAATGGCATCATATGAACCAAACTTTAACATAACACAGACTCAGTTAAACAATATAAGAAAACAGTTAAAAGAGAAAATTACAAGAAAATATACTTGGCAAAAGCCTGTCAGTAGAGAAAAAGTAGCTATTTGGACAGCTAGAATAATGAACCTAGAGCCAATAACAGGAAGCGAGCAGCAAAATGTTTATAACTTAAAGGATTGGAAGGATATATCTCCAAGTAACTTATCATTAATAGAAGCAGTTTTGCAAAGTGGAATAATGTCTGGCAATAGTAGAGGAGAATTTAAACCCAAAGCTTCATTAACCAGAGCAGAAATGACAAAAATAATGTATCAGATAGCAAGACCATTATTACAAAAGAATGGTTATAAAATTAATACAGGTATGATAGAAAACATAGAAGAATCCATATTTACAAATAGTGATCCACTAACAGGCAGAACCTATGCAGTAGTAGGAAAAACGATTAGAATAAAAAATGATGTCGGTATTCAAAATATTTATATACAAGAATCAAAAGATGAGATTGGTTCAAAAGGATTTATATTTATAGATGGCAAGCATTTATCAACAATGGATAAATTAAAAAATGGCGATTATATAAGGTATTACATAGATCCAAATGACAAAGTAATATTAGCAGAGAGATTAGATGCAAATAATTTAGTGTTAGACGTATTTATAGAAAAGGTAGAAGATAAATATATAACTTTCAAGGATTTTAACGATATAACCTATAAATTTGAAATAGCAAACGGAGCAAATGTATTAATCAACGGAAACGTTATACCCGTAGAGGATTTATTATATGGTCAAGAGGTATCGGTAAAACTGGTAAATGACAAAATCACATTAATAACAGGAGAGCTTGAGACAGGTGATGAAGGGTATATACAACCGGGAGATAAGATTTACACAGGAAAAGTATTATCAAAGGATAAATATAGTAGAGTCGTAACACTAACAACACCAGATGAAGTAAAGCAGTTTACAATAGATGGATATGCACATATAATCAAAGATGGAGAAAATGTAAGCTTTGATGCAATAAAAGATGGAGATTATTTAAGACTGGAATTTGATGAGTATGATACAAATAAACCGCTAAACATATATATATCATCAGCAGACATACAAATAGCTTCGCTATACAAAGCACAATTACAGGATGTAATAACATCACGTAGTCAAATAATATTAGGAGAGCTTAACCTGTATAATCATGGGAGCTGGACAAAACAATCAGGAAAACAGGCGATACAGATTAGTCCGAATTGCAAAATATATACAGGAAACACTAGCTTAAGCTTGGAAGACTTGAAACAATATACAGGAAACGAAGCATATGTAGCAGTAGAAAATAATTTTGGTCAAAACCAAATAATCAAATTAGTAATGAAAAATGACTATGAGACAAAATATAACAATTCAATACAAAACATAGAATATGGAGCAAATACTTTAAAAGTAGATTATACAAAAGTAGGTTTTGACTATGACAGTACTATCATAGTTAAAGATAACAGACTTATACATCCATATAACTTGAAAAAAGGTGATGACATATTAGTATATTCCTATGGAGTATCAAATCCTCATGCGGCATTTATATCAGTACAAGACGAAGATACTGAGGGAGTAGTAGTATACAGAGGTAGAATAGACGATATAGGTCAGTATAAAATAGATTTAGATAAAATTGATATATTAGAAAATAATAATTGGCAGCATGAGACAAAACAAACTACCTTTAAAATAAGTAACGATACAAAGATTATAGATACAAGAGGAGCTGAGGTAAAAGCAGTATCAGTAGATGACTTTTTAAACAGCAAATATCTAAAAGAAGATGACAAAGATAATAACTATTATAAAAAATATGCTTATGCAGTAGAATATAACAACATGATAATAGCACTCAACATAATATCAAATGACACAAAAGCACAGGTTATATCAACAGCTACAGTAGAAAAAATAGACAAGGCTAATATTAGCCTAAACTTAAAAAATGTAAAGGATTATAGTTTCTTTAAAAAGAAATGGAATTTAAACGAAACAGCCTTAGATTTAACAACACAGAAATGTATATTTATAAAGAATGGTAAAATAGTTAGCTATAATCATGTTAAAAAAGGTGACAGTCTGTATATTTTACGAAAGAATAGCAGAGGAGATATAATAATAATCAAATAA
- a CDS encoding S-layer homology domain-containing protein, which yields MKKRILLLAMILLLQALPSYAQINNAGFEGGIHKDEQDYKKEKQYKEVIFVTGNPVVMYGKVKISIKDKKLTYDYVNMKSKDGSVTMKKHIEIDRIIESAEDIKQVVEENNIIKYKEEISDSIGNTYTLEDYQFHNSTIDDNQPIVNYYSGNWLGTKVYKVNDGEKKLSIDITGNIYGYDHFWGATETQKIKQYITQTDVIDDEIDWTGSSEINISFNRTKNMEYFDNLPYQTSFSGGYTLTEKKETVMVYDYDMPYFDKDGEIADVRNRGTATERFDTLPTQKKLYIPKFEDIKGIWSEWDIKRLAGLGVFDSSKKFFGPKLPTERAEFARWLSKAMQLVDKEDKPKRSFTKEEVNPPVFADVTNKNLDYEYIKAIKERGIMTGVGNGTFMPKGKLTRAQAVTIVIRSIGLERLAPNPPFTTPFKDDKDIPLWAKKSIYVANQINLARGNAGYIHPNDYMTREEAAAFINRFINYLQTELKKEYRDNIINYGL from the coding sequence ATGAAAAAAAGAATACTTTTATTAGCCATGATACTATTATTACAAGCATTACCTTCCTATGCACAGATAAACAATGCAGGTTTTGAAGGCGGTATTCACAAGGATGAACAAGATTACAAAAAAGAAAAACAGTATAAAGAAGTTATATTTGTAACAGGAAATCCTGTAGTAATGTACGGAAAAGTAAAAATATCAATAAAAGATAAAAAACTGACATATGACTATGTAAATATGAAAAGCAAAGATGGCTCAGTGACAATGAAGAAGCACATTGAAATAGATAGAATCATAGAAAGTGCCGAAGATATAAAACAGGTAGTAGAAGAAAACAACATAATAAAATACAAAGAAGAAATAAGTGATAGTATCGGAAATACATATACATTAGAAGATTACCAATTTCATAATTCCACCATTGATGATAATCAACCGATAGTAAATTATTACTCAGGTAACTGGTTAGGAACAAAGGTGTATAAAGTAAATGATGGTGAAAAAAAATTGAGTATAGATATAACAGGTAACATATATGGTTATGATCATTTTTGGGGAGCAACAGAAACTCAAAAAATAAAACAATATATAACACAGACTGATGTAATAGATGACGAAATAGATTGGACAGGCAGTTCAGAAATAAACATATCATTTAATAGAACAAAGAATATGGAATATTTTGATAACTTGCCATACCAAACAAGCTTTTCAGGAGGCTATACACTTACAGAAAAAAAAGAAACAGTCATGGTATATGATTATGACATGCCATACTTTGATAAAGATGGAGAAATAGCAGATGTGAGAAACAGAGGAACAGCAACAGAGCGTTTTGATACATTACCAACACAGAAAAAGCTTTATATACCTAAATTTGAAGATATAAAAGGAATATGGTCAGAATGGGATATAAAACGATTAGCAGGCTTAGGAGTATTTGATAGTTCAAAGAAATTTTTCGGTCCCAAACTGCCAACAGAAAGAGCAGAATTTGCAAGATGGTTATCAAAAGCAATGCAGCTTGTAGACAAAGAAGATAAACCAAAGAGATCCTTTACAAAAGAAGAAGTAAATCCACCAGTATTTGCAGACGTAACAAATAAAAACTTGGATTATGAATATATAAAAGCAATCAAAGAAAGAGGTATAATGACAGGCGTAGGCAATGGTACATTTATGCCAAAAGGAAAGCTTACCAGAGCACAAGCAGTAACAATAGTAATTCGTTCAATAGGTCTTGAAAGATTAGCACCAAATCCACCATTTACAACGCCTTTCAAGGACGATAAAGACATACCGCTTTGGGCAAAAAAATCGATATACGTAGCAAACCAAATAAATCTAGCAAGAGGTAACGCAGGATATATACATCCAAATGATTATATGACTAGAGAAGAAGCAGCAGCATTTATAAATAGATTTATAAACTATTTACAAACAGAACTTAAAAAGGAATATAGAGATAATATTATAAACTATGGATTATAA